In Streptomyces paludis, the genomic stretch GCCCAGGGCATCACCGAGGGGGACCTCGGCCTGCGACTGCCCGACACGGACCCGCGCACCGAGACCGGCCGCCTGGGCACGGTACTCAACGACATGCTCGACCGCCTCCAACAGGCCCTTCGGCAGAGGGAGTTCTCGGAGGCTCGACTGCGCCGCTTCGTGGCCGACGCCGGACACGAACTGCGTACGCCCCTCACCACGGTCCAGGGCTTCGCCCAGCTCGCGCTGCGTCACCCCGACCGCCCCGCCGAACAGCGCCGGGAGGCCGACGAACAACTCGCCCGCAACGCCGAGCGCATGACCCTCCTCATCGACGACCTGCTGCTGCTCGCCAAGCTCGACCAGGAGCCTTCCTACCGCAGCGACATCGTCGATCTGCTGTCCCTCGCGGCGGACGCGGTGAGCGCGGCGGCCGTTCGCGCGGACGGCGAGCACCGAGTGACGCTCAGCCCTCTCGGCGAGACGTCCGAGAACGCCGAACTGGAGGTCGTGGAGACGGTGGGCGATTCCGATCGCCTCCTCCAAGTCGTCAACAACCTCTTGTCCAACGCCCTCGCCCACACACCGCCGGGCACTCCGGTCGACCTGCGCGTCGGGACCGCGCGGGCCGGAGCGGCCATGGGCGGCACCGACCGGCCCGGCCGCACCAGCGCCTCTCCGCCCGTGGCGGAGTCCACACCGATCGGTGTGATCGAAGTCGCTGACCACGGCCCCGGACTGGCGCCGGATGAGGCCGAGCGGGTCTTCGAGCGCTTCTACCGGGTCGATCCCTCCCGTTCCCGCGACCGGGGCGGCAGCGGCCTCGGACTCGCCATCGCCTCGGCGGTCGCCCAGGGCCACGGCGGCCGGGTGGAACTGGACATCGCTCCGGGCGAGGGCTGCACCTTCCGGCTGGTCCTCCCGCTGGCCGGCGGCGACCGCCGGACCTGAAGCGACCGCCGTACCTGATTCTCCGACGATGTGTCAGTCGGCCTGTTTTGCCAGCGACTTGGGGCCTTCGAGGTGTGTTTCGGGGGCCTTCTGCCCGTCCTCGTCCGGCGTGTGATCGACGATGCGCTTCTCGGGCAGTACGAAGGCGAGCACCACGCCGATGAGGAAGAGCGGTACGAGGTAGCCGAACACCGGTGTGAGGGCGTGCTGGTAGGCGGAGACCACCGCGTCATGGAGGTGTTCCGGCAAGGAGTTGACGAGTGAGGGAGTGAGCGAATCCGTGCCGCCGATCGCCTTGAGATCGCTCGTGGACAGGCGGGAGGTGAGTTGGCCGGCGAGCCGGCTGGTGAAGATCGCGCCGACGGTGGCGATGCCGAGGGTCGCGCCGATCTCCCGGAAGAAGTTGTTCGCGGAGGTCGCCGTGCCCACGTCACTGGCGGGAAAGGCGTTCTGCACGGCGAGGACCAGCGTCTGGATCAGCAGGCCCAGGCCCAGGCCCAGCAGGACGAGGTACCCGCCGAGCAGGATGAGTGAAGAGCCGGCATCGATGGTGGACAGCAGCAGGAAGGCGCTGGTCACGATGGCCGAACCGAGGATCGGGTAGAGCCGGTAGCGGCCGTCGCGGCTCATCCGGCGCCCGGAGGCGATGCTTGTGCCCATCAGTCCGAGCACGAGGGGCAGCAGCATCAGGCCCGACCGGGTGGCGTTGAGGCCGTAGACCATCTGTAGATACGTCGGCATGTAGCTGACGACCGCGAACATCCCGACGCCCACCGTGATCATGCCGATGAGGGTGGCGATGTTGAAGATCCGGCTGCGGAACAGGCGGAGCGGGATGACCGGTTCGGCGGCCCGGCTCTGGGAGTGGAAGAACAGGGCCCAGGTGGCCAGGGCCACGGCGGCCAGTCCGATGATGACCGGATCGCTCCACGCGTAGGTGGTGCCGCCCCAGTCGGCGACCAGAACGGTGCAGGTGACCGCGGCCGCCATGAGCGCGATCCCGATGTGGTCGACGGTGATCGTGGCCGCCTTGCGGGGCAGCCGCAGCGCGACGAGGCACACGGCGAGAGCGGCCAGCCCGAACGGCAGGTTGATCCAGAAGGACCACCGCCAGCCGATGCTGTCGGTGAACCAGCCACCGAGCAGCGGGCCGAGGACCGAGGCGAAGGCGAAGACAGCCCCCAACGGGGCCATGTACTTGGCGCGTTCACGAGGCGGCACCAGATCGGCGATGATCGACTGCGAGGTGATCATCAGGCCGCCGCCGCCCAGCCCCTGGATGGCGCGGCCTATGATCAGCACCGTCATGTCCTGTGCGGATCCGGCGATCGCCGAACCCGCGAGGAAAATGACGATGCCGCCGATGTAGAGGGTCCGGCGGCCCAGCAGGTCGCCGAAGCGGCCGTATATGGGCATCACGATCGTGGCGGCCAGGGTGTAGGCGGTGGTGACCCAGGCCATGTGGTTGAGGCCGTGCAGTTCGCCGACGACGGTCGGCAGGGCGGTGCTGACGATGGTCTGGTCGAGCGCGGAAAGCAGCATCACGGCCATCAGGGCGGCGTAGATCAGGCGGAAGTGGCCTGTCCGGCCGGAGAAGTTCTGCTCCTTCGGCGGCGGCGCCGCAGCGGCGATGTCACTCATGGTGTCTCCGGGATCGGGTCTGTTGTGCGGTGGTGCGGACGGGGGCGAGCGCCCGGGCCGATGCGGTGTCAGGCCGTGAGGAAGGTCCGCAGGAGGGTGAGCGAGCGCTCCACATAGGGAAGGGCCGACTCGTCCCGTTCCGGGGAGTCGTCGGCCGCCCAGCGCTCCAGACCGACGCGCACCGCGGCCAGCCCCAGCGCGGCGATCAGGCTCGGCACCTCGTCGCCCGGCTCCTTCCCGAGACGCAGAGCGACCGCTTCGGCCACGGAGCGCTGGAAGCGGTCGAACCGGGTCAGCAACGCGGCCTGGACCGCGGTGTGTTCATGCGCGAGCCGGAAGACGGTACGGAACTCCTCCCGCCCGGGCCTGGTCTCGGCGAGGTCCCGCACCAGCAGACGGGTCAGGTCGTCCAGGACGACTCCCGGTCGCGCGGGGCCGAGCGCCGCGAAGTCGTCCACGAACGCCTGCGGAAGGGCCGTCGGGCCGTGGACGACGGCTTCCTCCTTGCTCGGGAAGTAGTTGAAGAACGTACGGGGTGAGACGCCGGCCCCGATGGCGATCATCTCCACGGTGATCCCGTCGAAGCCGTGCTCCCGGGCGAGTCGCAGCGCGGTCGCGTGGATCTCGGTCCGCGTCTCGCGACGCCGGCGCTCCCGCAGGGTTTCGGAGGTACTCATGACTCCAGTATTGCACACTCTGCAAGTATTGCTTGATGTGCAAAGATTGCGTGGAGGGCAGGCGCTGGGGAGGGTGATCGCCCCGGGATGTGTCCGGACACCGCGATGTCCGCCGTACTCCTCGGTGTGGTGGCTGAGCCGGGAGGTCCGGTCCCTGTCGGTGTGTTCACGGTTGTTAGGGTGGCGCCAGGA encodes the following:
- a CDS encoding sensor histidine kinase, with product MTRRRWTPRPRSLRGRLVWGVTLLAAAAVLTAQAIGVAGMNAWLLGRVDQQLQAFTLPDRATAPSAVPPVTPGPDVITLPSDFRVTFYSSAGNVQSAIGGGGRPSPKLPRSTGDLRLTRGQEATVPAESGDGQWRVLWRDVPLRDTSYVVALPLDTVEGALSKQLALNAIVLAAVVAGLIVVGRSVVRLGLRPLTLMEHTAQGITEGDLGLRLPDTDPRTETGRLGTVLNDMLDRLQQALRQREFSEARLRRFVADAGHELRTPLTTVQGFAQLALRHPDRPAEQRREADEQLARNAERMTLLIDDLLLLAKLDQEPSYRSDIVDLLSLAADAVSAAAVRADGEHRVTLSPLGETSENAELEVVETVGDSDRLLQVVNNLLSNALAHTPPGTPVDLRVGTARAGAAMGGTDRPGRTSASPPVAESTPIGVIEVADHGPGLAPDEAERVFERFYRVDPSRSRDRGGSGLGLAIASAVAQGHGGRVELDIAPGEGCTFRLVLPLAGGDRRT
- a CDS encoding acyl-CoA-like ligand-binding transcription factor encodes the protein MSTSETLRERRRRETRTEIHATALRLAREHGFDGITVEMIAIGAGVSPRTFFNYFPSKEEAVVHGPTALPQAFVDDFAALGPARPGVVLDDLTRLLVRDLAETRPGREEFRTVFRLAHEHTAVQAALLTRFDRFQRSVAEAVALRLGKEPGDEVPSLIAALGLAAVRVGLERWAADDSPERDESALPYVERSLTLLRTFLTA
- a CDS encoding MDR family MFS transporter, with product MSDIAAAAPPPKEQNFSGRTGHFRLIYAALMAVMLLSALDQTIVSTALPTVVGELHGLNHMAWVTTAYTLAATIVMPIYGRFGDLLGRRTLYIGGIVIFLAGSAIAGSAQDMTVLIIGRAIQGLGGGGLMITSQSIIADLVPPRERAKYMAPLGAVFAFASVLGPLLGGWFTDSIGWRWSFWINLPFGLAALAVCLVALRLPRKAATITVDHIGIALMAAAVTCTVLVADWGGTTYAWSDPVIIGLAAVALATWALFFHSQSRAAEPVIPLRLFRSRIFNIATLIGMITVGVGMFAVVSYMPTYLQMVYGLNATRSGLMLLPLVLGLMGTSIASGRRMSRDGRYRLYPILGSAIVTSAFLLLSTIDAGSSLILLGGYLVLLGLGLGLLIQTLVLAVQNAFPASDVGTATSANNFFREIGATLGIATVGAIFTSRLAGQLTSRLSTSDLKAIGGTDSLTPSLVNSLPEHLHDAVVSAYQHALTPVFGYLVPLFLIGVVLAFVLPEKRIVDHTPDEDGQKAPETHLEGPKSLAKQAD